One Acidobacteriaceae bacterium genomic region harbors:
- a CDS encoding SGNH/GDSL hydrolase family protein: MPVPGDTVTAREISAHEVIMQRKLLIAAALVLIGVTGWVGARHAVALARARWQSQLDWPQLGRYADANAALPPSQPGRVVFYGDSITDAWTLNGGKFFPGKPYVNRGISGQTTEQLVVRFRQDVINLQPTAVVILAGTNDIAGNTGPETPEMIEDNFRSMVDLARANNIRVVLASVLPAARYPWRPSAGNPAEKIRALNDWLKSYAASQNLTYLDYYSAMAGPNGGMKPGISIDGVHPNAAGYAIMEPLAEKALAQ; encoded by the coding sequence ATGCCTGTTCCAGGTGATACCGTGACTGCACGCGAAATCTCTGCGCACGAGGTGATCATGCAGCGGAAGCTCCTGATAGCAGCAGCCCTGGTATTGATTGGGGTGACCGGGTGGGTAGGGGCGCGCCATGCCGTGGCCCTCGCGCGCGCCCGCTGGCAGAGTCAGCTCGATTGGCCGCAGCTTGGCCGCTATGCCGACGCGAACGCAGCGCTTCCACCGAGCCAGCCCGGCCGCGTGGTCTTCTATGGCGACTCCATCACCGACGCCTGGACCCTCAACGGTGGCAAGTTCTTCCCCGGCAAGCCCTACGTCAATCGCGGCATCAGCGGCCAGACCACCGAGCAGCTGGTCGTGCGCTTCCGCCAGGACGTCATCAATCTTCAACCCACCGCGGTCGTCATCCTCGCCGGCACCAACGATATCGCCGGCAACACCGGCCCCGAGACGCCCGAGATGATCGAAGACAACTTCCGCTCGATGGTTGACCTCGCACGTGCCAACAATATTCGCGTTGTGCTTGCCTCGGTGCTTCCCGCTGCGCGGTACCCGTGGAGGCCGTCCGCCGGCAATCCCGCCGAAAAGATTCGCGCGCTCAACGACTGGCTGAAGAGCTACGCTGCCTCACAGAACCTCACCTATCTCGACTACTACTCCGCCATGGCCGGCCCCAACGGCGGCATGAAGCCCGGCATCAGCATCGACGGCGTGCACCCCAACGCCGCAGGCTACGCCATCATGGAGCCGCTGGCCGAAAAGGCGCTCGCACAATAG